In the Colias croceus chromosome 25, ilColCroc2.1 genome, gttctccattaacaactacagtttGTATCCTATCATGAAGGTATGAGGCTATGAGGTTCTGAGCTTGTCCTTTAAtcccatagtgattaagtttgcgcaataaagtacaatgttcaacgcagtcaaatgccttggagaggtcacaaaatatccccaaagcattttttgagttttcccatgccttatatatatgtgttagtagtgcaactccagcatctgtggttgagcgcccctttgtgaaaccaaactgtttggtgtgcagcAAATTATTAGAAGCAAAGTGACTAGtcaattggtttaatattaacttttcgaaaactttacttaatgttggtaaaatcgagataggtctatagttgttacagtcttcttgatcaccttttttaaatagaggtataactttactaagctttagtaaattaggaaatgtaccatagtcacaacacctattaaatatgaaagctaaattgtttgcaatattttctattatattattaactaaatttacagacattccccaaagatcacaagtattttttaaattaagtgtcTTAAATGCTGTAACAATATCATTAGCAGTTACGTGacgcaattcaaataatgtactgcaccccgcaacatggtccctcaaaaaggtCTCTGCAAGTAttgaagacgaatttaaattattagtaatgctagcagggacactactaaagaaatcttcaaaagcaagcgcaacatcagcatttttgtcaataaccatgccattatttacaagttttatggtattacttgatttgcttttacccatttcaccattaataatagaccaaactgttttaactttattatccgaGTCGCGTATTTTATCCCTGATATACAAACGCTtcgcagtaaaacaaacaattttaaaagtttttgagtaatttctaacataactaagaaaagatggatctttattatattgcttcataccatataactcataaagaacaatcctacacctatgtatgctaggtgtcgcccatttactaaatggtaaatccttggtaatatttaaagatttaactttaaatattttttcaaattcactatgaactaaattaaaaagatttttaaacatttatatactAATACCTTCCTCCttaatcactctatctataaaaaaaaaccgaatcaaaatccgttgcgtagttttaaagatttaagtatacaaagggacatagggacagagaaagcgactttgttaaccgacttcaaaaaaaaggaggaggttatcaattcggccggtatattttttttttttttatgtatgtacaccgattactccgaggtttctgaaccgatttacgtgattctttttttgttcgatgcgggatggtgtcgaattggtcccataaaaattttattcggataggcccagtagtttttattttatgagcatttttgtctgtaggtatttgtaaattttgcaagtgcaagtttgaagtcggttgtttttaacgcagttatcacttgttttatactatgtagtgataagaagtatttatatatttcaggTACTACTTCATATTAGAGTACGGCGAGTGTCTCGCGCGGCGCGTGCACCGGCTGTACGAGCCGCCCGACGTGCCGGGATACTTCGACACGTGCGTGTGGCCCGAGCACCTGCGCTACCGGGCACAGGTGTGCCATACGTGATGTGTGctgtgtgcctagtgcgagttttcatcgagtacgaaacgttactatcgcgtttgcgtcacagccgaattagtatggggaatcgaacagcgcccctagcggacgtatggggaagctttgattccccatacaaatttcgctgtgacgcagacgcgatagtaacgtttcgtactcgatgaaaactcgcactaggcacactgaTGTGGTGATGTGTGCTGATTCATCACATATCATCACATcgtatttattaaatccacactaatattataaatgcgaaagtaactctgtctgtctgtctactgactactgaaccaattttcatgaaatttggtatggagatattttgatacccgagaaaggacataggatactttttatcccaggaaaatgacgcaatcccgaaatcccacgggaacgggaactatgcgggtttttctttgactgcgcgggcgaagccgcgggcggaacctagtaataaataaataaaaacgtgACACTAACACGAAGTGACAGTGATACTGCGTGactatcttttattttgtatcaagAGTTAAGACCTATAAAAACGGagccaatttttacatttactcCATATGTcagaatattttttcaactttttgtacaaaattgtACAATAGAAggatgtttattttgtttttttgtattttttttatagatagaaaaAGATGGACGAGTGAAGTTACTGGACGCGACCAGACCGGACGCGCTCGAAGTTGTGGTCTCAGATCTAAAGGAGCTCGGAGCCACTGAGCTACTCGGataaattgtattgttatttatatttaagaatatatGTTTTACtacttaatgtttttttttttttttttctgacaGTCGATTTTCATGAATCATTTTGCGAAAATTAACCTATCaaacgtaaataaatataataaacgttTTTTAAAACGATTTCCTATCTGAtatgatatttattgtaaattttctgttatagccaaaattaataataaatcccataaatttaatcttaattatttatgggcatattaagtatttacacattaaatacttctgtataaataaaattctcaaGTCTATATACTCACACTCCGCCTCCATCGCAGAACTTCCTGCTCTCTCTGGGCACGGCTCGCTTCGCTTCGCTCGCGTCCGGTTCGCTCGCGGCGCGCTTGCCACGCTCTTCTAACCTGTTTATATAAAAGTCACACACATTACGACAAAATATACTTGTCTGtggatagtttttataaatgatCGTTAAAacggaataaaaataacacgaaTAAAGTCAAATCAAATTAGCCTaatctaattataaaatatacattactTTAATAAGCTAAGTAAGCTAACTTACATAGACTAGATTATAGACActgtttaaaatacattactaATCACAATCATTTTTGAGATGCATAATCGATATGTTTACAATAGTTTGTTGAAATATAAAGTACCAACCAAATAGTATACATAACATATACTGTAAACTTTCAACTATGGTTTTATATGGCCATCCTTACCTATTATGATGCATATCGGGCACAGCCTGCGGCATCGGCGCGCCATACGTAGCAGTAGCCGGCGTAGCGCTCGTAGCGCTGTCCCCCGTAGCGGCCGTCACGTGCGCTACGCGGGGCAGCGCGTCGTCCGCGCGTAGCACGGGCAGTGTGCGGGAGAGATAGCGCAGTGTGTGGTTGCGGATAAGTTCGCTATGGAGTAAAAGAATAGttcttttgtttgtttataacatatcaataaatattacatctaGTTTTAAAAGCATGGGTAATGTGTGGTTGCGGATTTGTTCGCAATGGGGTAACAAAATTTGTTTGGAGTTAGGGAAATGTCTATACTTActctataaaatttgtaagcAACAATTTATGCagatttaaacaattttgaacAATTATTGGAATCTTTAAGATATGTACTAGCTGCCAGCGACATCGTTCGCGCGTGCATAGATTGAAATTCAAACgaagttttatcaaaatccgCTCGTAGTTATTGGATAAAAGATTGGATGATTTCTGCAAGTACGTAATCTTGTGTTTAATCTTCACTTTAAACTTCTTAGGGTTAATCATGTTATAtgctttttttattctaaacaTCAATAATGATAAAACTGTATTTCGTTACGGTAATTTTATGTTCTCACGcgttttgaataatttaaatacaagaaTGTACAAAGTAAAAATGGTGTCACTTTGCACTGTACCGTACGTGACGGTATGACCTCTacataattcaaataatgaaCTTTTTAGAACAGCTTTGTCTCAGTTAAGTCCattgattaataaaaaagttgtggCTCGAACCCACTGCGTGGTTTAAACGGTAGGAAACCTAAAAAGAGTGTGAAGCTATCTAGTCggtgaaaaaaaaacagttataGAAGTTAGTGCACTATAAACTAACAATAATAATCATCCTGATTTACCAAATCGTAAGTTctgatgataattattatttatctacttAATGAAAGTCTTAATTTGTGCTGATTTTTAAACTCAAAAACAtctcttaaataaaaatcacaatttttcaaaaaagcaaaaaatgtagggtatttttataaaaaaacaaatacctagcttaaaatgtaaatttaataacttacAAAGGATAAGGTTCCCCATTAGGGTTCTGTCCCATGGGGTTCCGTGGGATGAGTCCCCGGTTGAGGTCCCCGCATAGGTTGTTGGCGCTCACGTGCGCGCGGGTTTCCGTAGCTTCTGCACACTCGCTTGCAACCTGACGGTACGGTGGTGGACGGACTCTGGGcggaataatattaatgattataaattataattttttcatagattttttttaagtattaaaatgcttataattagatgtttaaaaaaattgatggTGACGCATGATTCGAACGTACGAATTCAAATAAAAGGTacgaacatttttaaatagatgtGTGGGTACCTATTTTTTGTCTTTATGTAGGCTATTAAATAATCTATGAATGAAAGGATAATAAGTGATAATAATAGTTGAAATAAAAAGGGAAATCTTTAAGTCTTtaccatataaaaatatatttgttggGATTTATTATTGCGTATTTGCAATTTGCATTccttttcatttaaaatataattgacaTCCACAATATGAATTCTTATACGAAAATGGATCGAGACGTCGTGACCAGAAGtagagatataaaaataagaagagctttaaaatattgtaacatttaaatttttaaataatagaaaaaaatcgatcacgaggcgagattcgaacccgcgtctttttGCCATTCCGGGGCGACGTCTACGAcgataaagcatttgaatgccataaaaaccaaaacaTCTTGCAAACATGTTTGATTGAAAAGAAACGCTttaaattggaaaaaaatggTTACATACTTATAGGTAAAGTTAACACAACTTATGCCTTCCTAAATCTGTACATTACAAAGTGAGAGTGATAATCCATGTAAATATTTAGTGACCAAGCGAAAGAATTTAATGCTAGGTAGTAAAATTGGAGTGAACTTGTTATCTCGGTTAATCGCGGCATAAaccaaataattaatgttatatgaGGCCGTAAAGCGGCCGGCGCCGGGTTGCTTtctctgtctgtttgtctgacACCAATAAATACATGCACATTAGCTAAATACCATGAAATTGCGTTAAAGCTTTTTTCTTctaattatttcttttgaaatgACTAAAAAACAGACATAAATACGATAAACAGATgattaattattgtcattataaaagtgtacaaagttgaattaaatctgttcgtttaaagtgggtcgaAAACAAGCCTTAACTCGTATTcagttacctacatacaaacataagaGAAGCTAATGAAATCgtgaaaaaagttatatttttgttatattcaaGACTTTAGTagatattgtataatgtacaTTATGTATGTACCAAATCCATCATTGCCTCGGGGAAATCTTCTATAAGGTAACAATTTTCCTTCCGCATTACGCAATGTGAACACTCGATTGAATTGATAATGGCGTCTAAAAACTAGACATACCTATTGTCTTCTGCTAGTGTCTTGTAATATATAAGTTCGATTTGCGGAAGTGACAGGTGAATTtgcaaaaatatgaaaatacagTTCTACTTCCTTTTAAAATTGCTAACTTTTCCTCCAGGACCCATGcaaaatttcaacaaaatttgtatttattccAATTTACACAATAACACATATCCGCGCGTCAGTTAACAGACGCACATAGTTGACAGGTCaagttaaaagtttatttcttaacttaataatttaagaacaatttaaattaattaatttcaatgaaaattacCTTGGTGGAGTAGCATTAGGTGATTCGACAAACGCATAGTATCCTTCAGGAGGCTCCTCCGGGTCTGCTTGTGTGTCTGTGGGTAATGCTTTAGGTTCTGTCGTCGGTTCACTCGCGCACAGCACCGCTGATAGCGTCTGAAATATATTGAtacttaaacataatatgtaaagagataataagaatatataaataactgaaTTTGGAATGTTTATTTGCGGATTGGAAAgggtaaacaaataaaaactaaagcTCTTTGCATCGCGATCGGTGATACGTTTGATAAATTGATGTTATCTTTACCTACGTATTGCGATTCTAAAGTATTTCTAAAATCAATGTGAGTGTGTAGTTAAATAAATGCGTGAGTAAGACGAAAGTTTGAATCACACAGTTTATCTAAGTACCTACTTCAACATCAACATTgttggtattttttataaaaaagtacgCGGCCGCgggtacaaaatatattagttaGGTACAACAAATGTAAACTACCCgcatattttttgataaaatttaaagtacttatacCTGATGATGATTTGTCGTAGTTATTtgggtttaattttaattaaaaaatatacctaatcaAGTGACTAGTTAAGTAACtaagtgaatttttattattaaacccTATctgttattacataaagtaaaCATTGTGAAATTCCGAGATGTTTACAAATAAGTATACTTAACCATTTAACGAATACAGTAACAACCGTAACTCGTCTATCCAATGGTTACGGTTAGCGGTTATGCTGACCTGCATTCCGTGTCAATGATACAGGTGCCATGCCATACGTATCACTACACTTCTAATGCAATTAGATGCTTTGTTAAAACATTACTtgccatttattttataagattgatataataaaacataaaatatgtaaaaaaacgtagattacattttttcaatGAATAGAAAAACTCGATCTCGACGCGCGATTCGAATCTGCGTCAGATTACTTAGATAAATCATAAAACAATTCAGTACAAACACATTTCCAACGTAAAGTAGTATCAATAGTATTGTGAGTCGATAAAAGTGAAATGTATGCCATTCATTGGGAGTACCATCAAAAGAATTGCTGAATTATAGCATCATTGTCAGCTATTTGCTATTATTACAGTCATTACATACACAATACCGCTATTGTATTTCGCCAAATTATAAGAGTTTGATTTAGAAATGTGGAATTAGACTTTTAGGTTTGTCAGTGCTTAGGATTTTTtatcttcaaataaatatcttcCGATCACTTTTGCAAAATAGTTTCTTAATAGTTAACTATGATACTGacaattttctaataattcTGAGATCGGTtcatagattttataaatggAATGGACGAACACGATATTGACTGGAAAGTTCCTCCAAAAGGCAAACGAGACTGACTGAggataaaataggggatgaaagttTGTAACATGATCATGAGCATTTAATTTGACCACGCGGGCATAACTGCGGACAGCCTTAcaaattataagttataacgtCGAAGCAAGAGCACCCAGAATATTTAAACGTAGGTATTTTTTCTCGGCTGCATAATGCGTACCTATATTAGATGTACATGCTATAGCTTTTTCAAGATCATTCTGTGCTAACAGATACCTAATGAATAGAGCGCGACCACCTCCAAACTTTAGCAATGACGGCGTTGCTTGAGCACTTGTTTCATTTGTTACTTTGACCCGATTCTTACTTGGTATTCGGTACTTTAACCCAATTCATGAACTTTAAATGAATGCAATCAAAATCTAAACCCAATTCAAAACAATAACAGAATTGTAGCGTGTTCTCAAACCTCATTTCACTTTCCCAAACAATTTGGGAAGAATGTCGGTCAGTCGTGGGAGTTTTTATCCAAATTAGGAAGTAGTTTTTGTGCGTTACACTGTCAGACTTTATAGATTTGCTTTCAcagctaaaatatattttgtttttggacAAATGAAGCCGTGCGAAAAGCTacgtttgttattttaaactatgcTAATTATGTAGGTCGTTACTGGAATGGACAAtgctctacataatatacctatttgaGAATATTTCAACAAATATATTGCTAATATCTTCAAAGTGTCGCTAGGGACGACACGATCTCTACCAG is a window encoding:
- the LOC123703206 gene encoding uncharacterized protein LOC123703206, with product MLPFFVFLTLSAVLCASEPTTEPKALPTDTQADPEEPPEGYYAFVESPNATPPRVRPPPYRQVASECAEATETRAHVSANNLCGDLNRGLIPRNPMGQNPNGEPYPFELIRNHTLRYLSRTLPVLRADDALPRVAHVTAATGDSATSATPATATYGAPMPQAVPDMHHNRLEERGKRAASEPDASEAKRAVPRESRKFCDGGGVFCMLYRAINGDSAGPERREDPGVIPHTPHGPGPHRYEGPPTPCPARVEYATPVFARNYQGVWRYVVQIPYEGYFTQTVEVTRCMQSRCHYLEGGCLSSPRWVSLLVAELHYPPGNSQEQYQQFASQTGEVTTEKPLHCDGHDELGCYQVRLYYDWFLVPGSCKCWRPDYFARYVRRKHNEL